A single window of Gemmatimonadota bacterium DNA harbors:
- a CDS encoding DUF433 domain-containing protein yields the protein MKSLDDHIEITSGICSGKPRIAGRRITVAHIAIWHERMGKCADEIAAEYDLTLADVYAALAYYFDHREEIDQSIQESEEFVKAFRQQTFSKLAEKLQEKRGN from the coding sequence ATGAAATCTTTAGATGACCATATTGAGATTACCTCCGGTATATGCAGCGGAAAGCCGCGTATTGCCGGCCGTCGCATTACCGTGGCGCACATCGCCATCTGGCATGAACGCATGGGCAAATGTGCAGATGAAATCGCCGCAGAATACGATTTGACACTGGCCGATGTGTATGCAGCATTGGCCTACTATTTTGATCACCGCGAGGAAATTGACCAATCGATTCAAGAGAGTGAAGAATTTGTGAAGGCCTTCCGCCAACAGACCTTCTCAAAGTTGGCTGAAAAGCTACAAGAAAAGAGAGGTAACTAA
- a CDS encoding DUF1883 domain-containing protein, producing the protein MQFQHYDLGHQPQGAFVEVTLSGNAANVRLLDSTNFQNYRSGRKHRYIGGLIRRSPARLTIPRTGTWHIAVDFQGLRGQCRSSVRVIPRAALSPLPESSSSLSSKERAIHQENSVERTLEGSVQSEHYDVFISHATEDKDDIVRPLTNALIAEGLRVWYDEFELRIGDSLHRKIDSGLSRSRFGVVIISHSFFAKNWTQYELDGLVTREMTGEQVILPIWHEISQSEVIEKSPSLADKVARNTSDFTIDEIACEIAEVTRTSL; encoded by the coding sequence ATGCAGTTTCAACATTACGATCTCGGGCATCAACCACAAGGTGCTTTTGTTGAAGTAACATTGTCGGGAAATGCTGCCAATGTTCGGCTACTTGATAGCACAAACTTCCAAAATTATCGCTCTGGCCGTAAACATCGTTATATCGGTGGTCTAATTAGACGGTCTCCTGCTCGTTTGACGATTCCACGCACAGGAACTTGGCATATAGCTGTTGACTTCCAAGGCCTGCGAGGTCAATGTCGTTCTTCAGTTCGTGTAATTCCCCGAGCCGCACTGTCTCCACTCCCAGAATCCTCATCCTCACTATCATCTAAAGAGCGGGCTATACACCAAGAAAACTCTGTCGAGCGTACACTTGAAGGTTCTGTGCAATCTGAACATTATGACGTCTTTATTTCTCACGCTACTGAAGACAAAGACGACATTGTACGTCCGCTGACCAACGCGCTAATTGCAGAGGGTCTTAGGGTTTGGTACGACGAATTTGAACTTCGAATTGGTGATAGCCTGCACCGAAAAATTGATAGTGGCCTCTCACGGAGCCGATTCGGAGTAGTTATAATTTCACATTCATTTTTTGCGAAAAACTGGACTCAATACGAATTAGATGGACTCGTGACACGAGAAATGACTGGTGAACAGGTAATTCTTCCGATTTGGCACGAAATCAGTCAGAGTGAGGTTATTGAAAAGAGTCCTTCGCTGGCGGACAAAGTCGCTCGCAACACTTCGGATTTCACTATCGACGAGATTGCCTGCGAAATCGCTGAAGTCACAAGGACAAGTTTGTAA